Proteins from a genomic interval of Oceanispirochaeta crateris:
- a CDS encoding CvfB family protein, which translates to MNNEKRPVQTGTYHTLTLGGTRGRFKILKLGEEEIQIPAYEVPESCHPGETLKAFVYLDGKQGLKATTVRSKAQVGDFAALTVKSVTDFGIFLDWGIKKDLFVPKAFLRKDLEEGETALVCLIPDFDKVGVVGSCQIDEFLEDNTGELKENQKVELMVFGVSDLGYRVIVDKRYRGLLYRNEVYEILKIGDRRDGFIKKVREDGLIDASLQPLGFKHASKDAEAVIMGTLESRGGFLPLHDKSSPDEIRETLQMSKKIFKKTIGVLYKEKKIHIEEEGIRITSASPDA; encoded by the coding sequence ATGAACAACGAAAAGCGACCCGTACAGACCGGGACATACCACACACTCACCCTGGGCGGGACCAGGGGAAGATTTAAAATATTGAAACTGGGGGAAGAAGAGATTCAGATCCCAGCCTATGAAGTCCCAGAATCCTGCCATCCGGGGGAGACATTGAAGGCCTTTGTCTATCTGGATGGTAAACAGGGGCTTAAGGCTACCACCGTTAGATCAAAGGCTCAGGTAGGAGATTTTGCCGCACTCACCGTCAAATCAGTGACAGATTTCGGCATATTCCTGGACTGGGGTATAAAAAAAGATCTCTTTGTTCCCAAGGCATTCCTCAGGAAGGATCTTGAAGAGGGAGAAACAGCTTTGGTCTGCCTTATTCCTGACTTTGACAAGGTGGGTGTAGTCGGCAGTTGCCAGATAGATGAATTCCTTGAAGACAACACAGGCGAATTAAAAGAGAACCAGAAGGTAGAACTGATGGTTTTTGGAGTTTCCGATTTGGGATACAGGGTCATCGTTGACAAGCGGTACAGAGGATTACTCTATAGAAATGAGGTCTATGAAATTCTCAAGATTGGGGACAGACGCGATGGATTTATCAAAAAAGTCAGAGAGGACGGTCTCATCGATGCCTCCCTCCAGCCTCTTGGATTCAAGCACGCCTCCAAAGATGCTGAAGCTGTCATCATGGGGACTCTGGAAAGTCGGGGAGGGTTTCTCCCTCTTCATGACAAAAGCAGCCCCGATGAAATACGAGAAACACTGCAGATGAGTAAAAAGATATTCAAAAAAACCATTGGGGTCCTCTACAAGGAAAAGAAGATTCATATTGAAGAAGAGGGCATAAGAATCACCTCGGCATCTCCCGATGCATAA
- the ptsP gene encoding phosphoenolpyruvate--protein phosphotransferase: MEFEPVLCDYYIIEVQNFTKSLKSISNKASLFESDGEMDGFLKEAVSLLMAEAGAATGSIFIFDEASSELVFRVGYDKGEFWDTKRCSSKKIPRRFSLDDSEVGRAFKEDILHILHFPDPDDQNLTISRIMVPVVRGPDKIGALIMSGPGSEVFDGVNKADLRRAASLLGDMLSEATAFMVHSHMEPSFVRVPDSRVILGLKASEGLAEGVALPIWSDMDSVAEMIQESGDPEQELQVFETALLHSQDQLKRIQKSTSFGDTELVSMIFTAQMYMLKDKSFLGKMRHEISEGFSASKAVLKVIASYADRFSSMKEARLAEKAQDVRDLGYRILSNMAQPEREGFNYNDQVVLSRHIFPSDLFRLAVEGVAGVVLRGAGVTAHIAILARSLSVPLLISDDISLLEIPEGLPLLLDATNGKLYVRPDEKTRKNVSEKHRLKKQIPGSYILKGHLSDGLSVSVHANINILKDAEDALREGAEGIGLYRSEFPFILKNDFLSEEQQFRLYRSIVGIQNGKPIILRTADIGGDKLLQGRSESESNPFLGVRGIRFSLANLEMFRDQIRAMLRAGYGADLGIMLPMVSGVEEILQARQEVELCIRQLEARGEPFNAHPKIGAMIELPSAAMSVRELAGVTDFLSIGSNDLIMYLLAVDRTNENLSHLYRSHHPTVLRLLSSIIKEAVDEGRDISVCGDIASDPQLIPVLVGMGIRKLSVSPSQVENVKKRLLQFTHEETLQICREILEVRRLEDMDEFMKSLKLRYPYAEEGASS, encoded by the coding sequence ATGGAATTTGAACCTGTTCTCTGTGATTATTATATTATAGAAGTGCAGAATTTTACAAAATCGCTGAAAAGCATAAGCAATAAGGCTTCCTTGTTTGAATCAGATGGGGAAATGGATGGGTTCCTTAAGGAAGCCGTTTCTCTCTTAATGGCCGAAGCCGGTGCGGCTACTGGGTCCATCTTTATCTTTGATGAGGCTTCCTCCGAACTCGTTTTCAGAGTCGGCTATGACAAAGGGGAGTTTTGGGATACAAAGCGCTGTAGTTCTAAAAAGATACCCCGCCGCTTCTCCCTGGATGATTCGGAGGTCGGTCGGGCTTTTAAAGAAGATATCCTTCATATCCTTCATTTTCCCGATCCGGATGATCAGAACCTTACCATCTCCAGAATCATGGTTCCCGTTGTAAGAGGACCCGACAAAATCGGAGCCCTTATCATGTCCGGTCCCGGGTCGGAAGTCTTTGACGGTGTAAACAAGGCTGATTTACGCCGGGCTGCTTCACTTTTGGGAGACATGCTGTCCGAAGCTACAGCCTTTATGGTCCATTCTCATATGGAACCCTCCTTTGTTCGTGTTCCCGACTCCAGAGTCATACTGGGGTTGAAAGCCTCGGAAGGTTTGGCTGAAGGGGTCGCTCTTCCCATATGGTCTGATATGGATTCTGTCGCAGAGATGATTCAGGAGAGCGGAGATCCGGAACAGGAACTGCAGGTTTTTGAAACGGCTTTGCTTCACTCCCAAGATCAATTGAAAAGGATCCAAAAGAGTACCTCCTTCGGTGATACCGAGCTGGTCTCCATGATTTTTACTGCCCAGATGTACATGCTCAAAGATAAGAGCTTTCTAGGCAAGATGAGGCATGAGATTTCTGAGGGTTTTTCTGCCTCAAAGGCAGTCTTGAAGGTCATCGCGTCCTATGCCGACAGGTTTTCCTCCATGAAGGAAGCCCGACTGGCCGAGAAAGCCCAGGATGTGAGAGACCTAGGATACCGTATCCTTTCAAATATGGCCCAGCCTGAGAGAGAAGGATTCAATTATAACGATCAGGTTGTCCTGTCCAGGCACATTTTCCCTTCAGATCTTTTTCGTCTGGCCGTAGAAGGGGTGGCCGGGGTTGTCCTGCGGGGAGCCGGTGTCACCGCTCATATTGCTATTCTGGCCCGGTCTCTCTCGGTTCCACTTCTCATAAGCGATGATATTTCTCTTTTGGAAATTCCCGAGGGCTTGCCCCTTCTCCTGGATGCTACCAACGGAAAACTCTATGTCCGTCCCGATGAGAAAACCAGGAAGAATGTCTCTGAAAAACACAGGTTAAAAAAACAGATTCCCGGGTCATATATACTCAAAGGCCATCTGTCGGACGGTCTCTCTGTGTCGGTTCATGCCAATATCAATATCCTAAAGGATGCCGAAGATGCTCTGCGTGAGGGAGCCGAGGGGATCGGGCTCTACAGGAGTGAATTCCCCTTTATCCTTAAGAATGACTTTTTGTCCGAAGAGCAGCAATTCCGCCTGTATCGTTCTATTGTAGGAATCCAGAATGGTAAACCCATCATCCTCAGAACTGCAGATATCGGTGGTGATAAGCTTCTCCAGGGACGGAGTGAATCCGAAAGCAATCCCTTTCTAGGGGTCCGGGGCATCCGTTTTTCATTGGCGAATCTTGAAATGTTCCGTGACCAGATCCGGGCCATGCTCAGAGCCGGATACGGAGCAGATCTGGGAATCATGCTTCCCATGGTCTCCGGGGTAGAGGAAATCCTTCAGGCAAGACAGGAGGTAGAGCTCTGCATCCGTCAGTTGGAGGCCAGGGGAGAACCCTTTAATGCCCACCCCAAAATCGGAGCCATGATCGAACTGCCTTCGGCGGCCATGTCTGTCCGGGAGTTGGCGGGTGTGACCGATTTTTTATCTATCGGATCCAATGACCTGATCATGTACCTCCTGGCCGTGGACAGGACCAATGAAAATTTGAGTCATCTTTACAGAAGCCATCATCCCACGGTTTTGAGACTCTTGTCTTCTATCATCAAAGAAGCCGTTGATGAGGGCCGGGATATTTCGGTCTGCGGTGATATTGCTTCTGATCCCCAGCTGATTCCCGTACTGGTTGGTATGGGTATCCGCAAGCTCAGTGTTTCTCCCTCCCAGGTAGAAAATGTCAAGAAAAGGCTCCTTCAATTTACCCATGAAGAAACTCTCCAGATTTGCAGGGAAATCCTTGAAGTGCGCAGACTTGAGGATATGGATGAATTCATGAAATCTCTGAAACTCAGATATCCCTATGCTGAAGAAGGTGCTTCAAGCTGA
- a CDS encoding LacI family DNA-binding transcriptional regulator, with amino-acid sequence MKRVGLKDIARLSGVSISTVSRVVNEPDQVHSETRDAVYQAMRELEYQPGYRENRGGERAVLGIITPQINTEFSMDLIVALEQELAPHGVYPLLINSRNEHSLSVQLSRDSSWTDMVNMAVFINMDVDERSFHFLKEKHIHCAAVHSRCSFFFSVLNNNFLGGSDAAEYLWNRGYRRPGLILWHDENNPVQSDRITGFLKSMEGHGLPSASIPREYSSMTAAGGASSTERILKDHDLDVLFYTSDTMAIGGLEYCREHKIRIPEDIAIMGFDDIRMASSLNLTTMKQFIPAKAKTVVDHLIQSRDSVLPAEYPGEVTMTPVLVERQTT; translated from the coding sequence ATGAAAAGAGTCGGATTGAAAGACATTGCCCGCCTTTCCGGTGTCAGTATCAGTACTGTCAGCCGGGTGGTGAATGAACCGGATCAGGTTCATTCCGAGACGAGAGATGCCGTGTATCAAGCAATGAGAGAATTAGAGTATCAGCCGGGTTACAGGGAGAACCGGGGAGGGGAACGGGCCGTCCTGGGGATCATCACTCCACAGATCAATACAGAGTTTTCCATGGATTTGATTGTCGCGCTGGAGCAGGAGCTTGCGCCTCATGGAGTCTATCCTCTTTTAATCAACAGCCGGAATGAACACTCTCTTTCGGTTCAGCTCAGCCGGGACAGTTCCTGGACGGATATGGTCAATATGGCTGTGTTTATCAATATGGATGTAGATGAGAGATCCTTTCACTTCCTGAAAGAAAAACACATCCATTGTGCGGCAGTCCATTCCCGCTGTTCCTTTTTCTTTTCGGTTTTAAACAACAATTTTCTGGGTGGTTCTGATGCGGCAGAGTACCTCTGGAACAGAGGGTACAGGCGGCCTGGACTCATTCTGTGGCATGATGAAAACAATCCTGTCCAGAGTGATCGGATCACCGGGTTTTTAAAATCGATGGAAGGTCATGGTCTGCCATCGGCATCTATCCCCCGGGAATACAGCAGTATGACCGCCGCAGGTGGTGCTTCCAGTACGGAAAGAATACTAAAGGATCATGATCTGGATGTGCTGTTTTATACAAGTGATACCATGGCCATCGGTGGTCTGGAATATTGTCGGGAACACAAAATTAGAATCCCTGAGGACATCGCTATTATGGGATTCGATGACATCCGGATGGCCTCATCTTTGAATCTGACAACGATGAAACAGTTTATACCCGCCAAAGCAAAGACCGTTGTGGATCACCTGATTCAGAGCCGGGATTCGGTTCTGCCTGCAGAATATCCTGGTGAAGTCACCATGACACCTGTTCTTGTAGAACGGCAAACCACCTGA
- a CDS encoding glycoside hydrolase family 3 protein: MNRDLLKKAGKMFVAGFDGMTAGEHTKFCSKELCIGNWILFIRNVDSPRQLKELNSELSSLTLENNGLAPFITIDQEGGIVSRLHGEMNLYPGAMACSAAGKGHTARTARIMAGHLKKMGFNMNLAPVADINCNPRNPIVGPRSFGETPEIVSEQILEFCEATLTEGIIPVVKHFPGHGDTEVDSHLALPSLPFSRKELEQREMVPFIRAIEEDVPAIMVAHMLIPSLDDSGLPSSLSKKIIQQLLRESLGFKGLVLTDCLEMQGVQASLKTEEAVKKAVTAGADLLFISHRAEEQEKGVKVLYDEMISGRIPESRIDESIRRMELYQKKYCGPTKTPATRTSAWSGEDIRALRETSRKSLTVLKSGGSFKQSFLKDNPRFLILHLRRPEQFIGENTVSGGDPVAILEKAYPKACYLKIKPEELEEGMAPPRVKTEEWDRILLVCSDLFRQPRALKFAQSLLHTTTPCMVAVMRTPYEAGAFSRADTLVLCYEDTVAAYTSLSEYLQDDFEASGICPVTIPGLE; the protein is encoded by the coding sequence ATGAACAGGGACCTTTTGAAGAAAGCCGGTAAGATGTTTGTCGCCGGATTTGACGGAATGACGGCTGGAGAGCATACAAAATTCTGCAGCAAAGAGCTTTGCATAGGCAACTGGATTCTCTTTATCAGGAACGTGGATTCCCCCCGGCAGCTGAAGGAACTTAATAGCGAACTATCAAGTCTGACTCTCGAAAATAACGGTCTGGCCCCCTTTATCACCATCGATCAGGAAGGGGGTATTGTCAGCAGACTCCATGGAGAAATGAACCTCTATCCTGGTGCCATGGCCTGTTCCGCCGCCGGAAAAGGTCATACTGCAAGAACAGCCCGCATCATGGCCGGACATCTAAAGAAGATGGGATTCAATATGAATCTGGCTCCCGTGGCAGACATCAACTGCAATCCCCGAAACCCCATTGTAGGACCGCGAAGTTTTGGGGAAACTCCAGAAATTGTGAGTGAGCAAATCCTGGAGTTTTGTGAAGCCACACTGACCGAGGGGATCATCCCGGTGGTCAAGCATTTCCCCGGCCATGGTGATACCGAAGTCGATTCCCACCTGGCTCTTCCTTCCCTGCCCTTCAGCCGTAAAGAACTGGAGCAGCGGGAAATGGTCCCTTTTATCAGGGCCATAGAGGAAGACGTTCCGGCTATCATGGTGGCTCATATGCTCATTCCATCCCTGGATGATTCGGGCCTTCCCTCCTCTCTTTCTAAGAAAATCATACAACAGCTGCTCAGAGAATCTCTGGGATTCAAGGGGCTGGTCCTGACTGACTGCCTGGAAATGCAGGGAGTTCAGGCCAGTTTAAAAACAGAAGAAGCCGTTAAAAAAGCCGTCACAGCAGGTGCGGATCTTCTGTTTATTTCCCACAGAGCAGAGGAGCAGGAAAAGGGTGTCAAAGTTCTATATGACGAGATGATTTCAGGGCGGATACCGGAGTCCCGGATAGATGAATCGATTCGGAGGATGGAACTGTACCAAAAAAAATACTGTGGACCAACGAAAACACCGGCAACACGGACCTCCGCTTGGTCGGGAGAAGACATCCGTGCCCTGAGGGAGACAAGCAGAAAAAGTCTGACCGTCCTCAAGAGTGGAGGTTCTTTCAAACAATCGTTTTTAAAGGACAACCCGCGGTTTCTGATCCTTCATTTGAGAAGACCGGAACAATTTATTGGTGAAAACACAGTATCCGGCGGTGATCCGGTGGCCATCCTGGAAAAAGCCTACCCAAAGGCCTGCTACCTCAAAATAAAACCTGAAGAGTTGGAAGAGGGAATGGCCCCTCCTCGAGTAAAAACAGAAGAATGGGACAGAATACTCCTTGTCTGCTCCGACCTCTTCAGACAGCCCCGGGCTCTGAAATTTGCACAGAGTCTTCTACACACCACTACGCCCTGCATGGTAGCTGTCATGAGGACTCCCTATGAAGCGGGAGCTTTCTCCCGGGCTGACACATTGGTTCTGTGCTACGAAGATACAGTAGCAGCTTATACGAGCCTGAGCGAATACCTCCAGGATGATTTCGAGGCCAGTGGTATCTGTCCTGTAACAATCCCCGGCTTGGAATAA
- a CDS encoding AMP-dependent synthetase/ligase, with the protein MTIPSLFQEQAEKYPEILCQYSRNEKHQFTPVTYKEVYQRVAAMAWSLDKLGLQKGDHVGFISDNRSEWLILDLAIVSLGGADVPRGCDTMAPEMAYILGFSGCAITVLENDKQLEKILSLKEELPELKKVILIDAPETLVETPWEVYSYEELLAEGKEKSSPEFLAEKIAQGRGEDLCTLIFTSGTTGEPKGVMLTHDNFLHQVLNIKNVANIEVGDIWLSVLPVWHSFERVIQYIAIGAATTIAYSKPIGKVMLMDLQKLNPQWMASVPRIWSAIESGVSRNIKAKGPVSWGLYRFFLSIAILHQGMQNRLTGRVADFKKVFTLPYFILYPIPWLLLLPLRLLGNKLVFSKVQAKVGTGFKAGISGGGALPPRIYQFFKAIGIQLLEGYGLTETAPVVAFSPQNHPVMSVVGPAWPGTEIKILNEKGELAAAGEKGVVHLKGPQVMKGYYKKEEATAGILDKEGWLNSGDLGIMTVHQELRIIGREKDTIVLLGGENIEPVPMEQKLAESPYIEQAVIVGQDQKYLAALIVPDFDALEGYAKENNLAYENRIHLRDVHSILELLTGEINNLISSKNGYKSFERIYKFAVLRKSFEVGLELSGKQDLKRHAIAEIYKKEIQGLF; encoded by the coding sequence ATGACTATACCATCCTTATTTCAGGAACAGGCGGAAAAATATCCAGAAATCCTCTGTCAGTACAGCCGCAATGAAAAACATCAGTTTACACCAGTTACATACAAAGAGGTCTATCAAAGGGTCGCGGCCATGGCATGGAGCCTGGACAAACTGGGACTGCAAAAGGGCGATCATGTAGGATTCATCAGTGACAATCGCAGTGAGTGGTTAATTCTGGATCTGGCTATTGTTTCCCTTGGAGGAGCAGATGTTCCCCGGGGATGTGACACCATGGCACCCGAAATGGCCTATATTCTGGGGTTTTCCGGTTGTGCCATCACGGTTTTGGAAAATGATAAGCAACTGGAAAAAATACTCTCCCTCAAGGAAGAGCTTCCCGAGTTGAAGAAGGTTATTCTTATCGATGCCCCTGAGACCCTTGTGGAAACACCCTGGGAAGTATACAGCTATGAAGAACTCCTTGCAGAAGGAAAAGAAAAGTCCTCGCCGGAATTCCTGGCTGAGAAAATTGCCCAGGGCAGGGGTGAGGACCTTTGCACCTTGATCTTTACCTCTGGAACGACAGGAGAACCCAAAGGGGTCATGCTGACCCATGATAATTTTTTGCATCAGGTCTTAAACATTAAAAATGTAGCCAATATTGAAGTCGGAGATATCTGGTTGAGCGTTCTCCCTGTGTGGCACTCCTTTGAACGGGTTATTCAGTATATTGCCATCGGAGCCGCTACAACCATTGCCTACTCTAAGCCAATCGGCAAGGTCATGCTGATGGATCTTCAAAAGCTCAATCCTCAATGGATGGCTTCTGTTCCGAGGATCTGGTCTGCCATTGAGTCCGGGGTTTCAAGGAACATTAAGGCCAAGGGGCCCGTCTCCTGGGGTTTGTACCGTTTTTTTCTCAGCATCGCCATCCTACATCAGGGGATGCAAAACCGGCTCACAGGACGAGTGGCCGATTTTAAAAAAGTATTTACCCTCCCGTATTTCATTTTATATCCCATTCCCTGGCTTCTTTTACTGCCCCTTCGCCTTCTTGGGAACAAACTGGTTTTCAGCAAGGTTCAGGCCAAGGTCGGTACTGGATTTAAGGCCGGTATCTCCGGTGGAGGAGCTCTTCCCCCCCGGATCTACCAGTTTTTCAAGGCTATCGGCATCCAGCTCCTGGAAGGGTATGGCCTGACCGAGACGGCTCCGGTTGTCGCCTTCAGCCCCCAGAATCATCCTGTTATGAGTGTGGTTGGACCCGCCTGGCCCGGGACTGAAATCAAGATCCTTAATGAAAAAGGTGAGCTGGCCGCAGCGGGAGAAAAGGGTGTGGTCCATCTCAAAGGGCCTCAGGTCATGAAAGGGTATTACAAGAAAGAAGAGGCAACAGCGGGCATTCTCGATAAAGAGGGCTGGTTGAACTCGGGCGACCTGGGGATTATGACCGTTCATCAGGAATTGAGGATCATCGGACGGGAAAAGGATACCATTGTCCTATTGGGCGGAGAGAATATTGAGCCCGTACCCATGGAGCAAAAGCTGGCTGAATCCCCCTATATTGAGCAGGCCGTGATCGTTGGTCAGGACCAGAAATATCTGGCAGCCCTGATTGTTCCGGATTTTGATGCGTTGGAAGGGTATGCCAAAGAAAATAATCTGGCCTATGAAAATAGAATCCATCTGAGGGATGTCCACTCCATACTGGAGCTCCTCACTGGTGAAATCAACAATCTCATCAGCAGTAAGAATGGGTATAAGAGTTTTGAACGAATTTATAAGTTTGCTGTCCTCAGAAAATCATTTGAAGTGGGGCTGGAATTGTCTGGTAAGCAGGATTTAAAGCGACATGCCATCGCGGAGATCTATAAAAAAGAGATTCAAGGTCTCTTCTAA
- a CDS encoding alpha-glucosidase has product MTKKIVLVGAGSAQFGLGTLGDIFNSPILTGSEITLLDINEKALKTVEEKARTFLAGKKLDFKINSTTDRKMAFQAADFIIISIEVGDRFRLWEEDWKVPLQYGVNQVYGENGGAGGVFHALRIIPPILEICRDAMEISPESHIFCYSNPMTAITTTVHRAFPGIKFTGLCHEIASLERYLPSLLNKSFDQMDLTSGGLNHFSCLLKAKDKKTGQDLYPEIREKAPQFFACEPGYSDFWDYYNKTGKLIKTEGTRERSDLGLSKSAYFWADRKLFKFILETYGLLPITGDSHFGEYLSWAWEVADHRGIIDFFDYYKKLLSEEGEPEIKLETTERIVPIMEGICGGKEYLESAVNVPNNGLIKDLPDWIAVEVPGTIGASGVKGISPGELPKGFAALLRNYTGTYDLTAEAVLTGKKDYVVQALLANPVINKARPLKDLTERMIAQQNKWLGYLK; this is encoded by the coding sequence ATGACAAAAAAGATTGTTCTTGTCGGTGCCGGCAGCGCACAATTCGGCCTGGGAACCCTGGGAGATATATTCAACAGTCCCATCCTGACAGGCTCTGAAATAACCCTGTTGGACATCAATGAAAAAGCCCTGAAAACTGTGGAAGAAAAAGCCCGGACCTTCCTTGCCGGGAAGAAGCTGGATTTTAAGATAAACAGCACAACAGACAGAAAAATGGCATTCCAAGCTGCCGATTTTATAATTATTTCCATTGAAGTAGGCGACAGGTTCCGTCTCTGGGAAGAAGACTGGAAAGTCCCGCTGCAGTATGGAGTGAATCAGGTTTACGGGGAAAATGGCGGTGCCGGAGGCGTTTTTCATGCTCTGAGGATAATCCCTCCCATCCTTGAGATCTGCCGGGATGCCATGGAGATCAGTCCTGAATCTCATATATTTTGCTATTCAAACCCCATGACAGCCATTACCACCACGGTACACAGAGCCTTTCCGGGGATCAAATTTACGGGACTCTGCCACGAAATAGCCTCCCTGGAACGCTACCTGCCCTCCCTATTGAATAAGTCCTTTGATCAGATGGATCTGACTTCTGGAGGACTCAATCACTTTAGCTGCCTCCTCAAGGCTAAAGACAAAAAAACCGGACAGGACCTCTATCCCGAAATAAGGGAAAAGGCTCCTCAGTTTTTTGCCTGTGAACCCGGCTACAGCGACTTTTGGGATTATTACAACAAGACAGGTAAACTGATAAAAACAGAAGGGACCAGGGAACGGTCCGACCTTGGCTTGAGTAAGAGTGCCTACTTTTGGGCAGACAGGAAGCTTTTCAAATTCATCCTGGAAACCTATGGATTACTCCCCATTACAGGAGACAGCCACTTTGGAGAATACCTCAGCTGGGCCTGGGAAGTGGCCGACCACAGAGGCATTATCGACTTCTTCGATTATTACAAAAAGCTGCTGAGTGAAGAAGGTGAACCTGAAATAAAATTGGAAACGACAGAGCGGATTGTCCCCATCATGGAAGGCATATGCGGGGGAAAAGAATACCTTGAATCTGCTGTGAATGTGCCGAATAATGGCCTGATAAAGGATCTTCCCGATTGGATTGCCGTCGAAGTTCCCGGAACCATTGGAGCCTCCGGTGTGAAGGGCATATCTCCGGGAGAACTCCCCAAGGGATTCGCAGCACTGCTTAGAAATTACACAGGGACCTATGACCTGACGGCAGAAGCTGTCCTGACTGGAAAAAAAGACTATGTAGTTCAGGCCCTCCTGGCCAACCCGGTCATCAACAAGGCCCGGCCTTTGAAAGATCTCACAGAAAGAATGATCGCACAACAGAACAAGTGGCTGGGCTATCTGAAATAA
- a CDS encoding lipase family protein → MKPKKIPDAKTYAIIPPDMNYRYFEDATSFPLESEQENFSVVNAWWFAEAAFLAYCHPGFARMAYQLAGYDGFKFFQGKGTEVMIAWNERDSIVSFRGTELKSSSALHEILTDLNAVPVSFDQGGKVHKGFLLGLEEVWEGDDGLCSFLEHFLDDHPRRSMWICGHSLGGALASLCFARLPRATGLYLFGSPRVGDQEFVDLFKDRCVWRLEHARDPVPLIPLDIPALNFGYKDSGQMKFIKKSGELQDNRPQFSLEDSKSKMAQVMEQREKRNETEKSSAQGEENAGDVFNKITDHLHQTRKGVQDYLEKIDADFGLNADDHQPIYYAVKLWNALVSKDS, encoded by the coding sequence ATGAAACCAAAAAAAATACCCGATGCCAAAACCTATGCCATCATCCCTCCCGATATGAACTACCGTTATTTTGAAGATGCCACTTCCTTTCCCCTGGAATCGGAACAGGAGAATTTTTCGGTAGTGAACGCCTGGTGGTTTGCCGAAGCGGCATTTCTGGCCTATTGTCATCCCGGATTTGCCCGGATGGCCTACCAGCTTGCCGGTTATGATGGATTCAAATTCTTTCAGGGAAAAGGCACCGAGGTTATGATTGCCTGGAATGAGCGGGATAGCATTGTCTCCTTCAGGGGAACAGAGCTCAAAAGCAGTTCGGCCCTGCATGAAATCCTGACAGATCTTAATGCTGTCCCCGTCTCCTTTGATCAGGGAGGCAAGGTGCATAAGGGATTCCTTCTGGGACTGGAAGAGGTCTGGGAAGGGGACGATGGACTTTGTTCATTCCTTGAACATTTTCTGGATGATCATCCCCGGCGGTCGATGTGGATTTGCGGCCATAGCCTCGGTGGGGCCCTGGCTTCGCTCTGCTTTGCAAGATTACCCCGTGCCACTGGTTTATATCTCTTTGGTTCTCCCCGTGTTGGGGATCAGGAGTTTGTCGATCTCTTCAAAGACCGCTGCGTCTGGAGGCTGGAACATGCCCGAGATCCTGTGCCGCTGATACCTCTTGATATCCCGGCCCTGAATTTTGGCTATAAGGACTCCGGGCAGATGAAGTTTATAAAAAAGTCGGGAGAGCTGCAGGACAACAGACCCCAATTCAGCCTGGAAGATTCAAAGTCAAAAATGGCACAGGTTATGGAACAGAGGGAGAAACGCAACGAGACAGAAAAGTCATCGGCCCAGGGGGAGGAGAACGCCGGTGATGTGTTTAATAAAATCACAGATCATCTCCATCAGACCCGAAAAGGGGTTCAGGATTATCTGGAGAAAATAGATGCTGATTTTGGCTTGAATGCCGATGATCATCAGCCCATCTACTACGCTGTAAAGCTCTGGAACGCCCTAGTTTCAAAAGACTCATAA